One stretch of Anguilla anguilla isolate fAngAng1 chromosome 5, fAngAng1.pri, whole genome shotgun sequence DNA includes these proteins:
- the LOC118227784 gene encoding serine/threonine-protein phosphatase 6 regulatory subunit 3-like isoform X4 — MFWKFDLHTTSHIDTLLEREDVTLTEVMDEEDVLQECKAQNRKLVEFLVQPHCMEDLLNYITQEPCNDMDEKIKYKYPNISCELLTSDVGQVNDRLGEDESLLLKLYSFLQNEAPLNPLLASFFSKVLSILISRKPDQIVEFLRKRDDFVDLLIKHIGTSAIMDFLLRMLTCTEPQQLRQDVLNWLNEEKIIQRLVDMVQPSQDEVKHSNASQSLCEIIRLSRDQLFQVQSSLEPDPLLATLEKQETVEQLLSNIFDQEKSESAIVSVIQILLTLFETRRPAFEGHLDADTPGMSHPSFSVSPSVLEAVTPRIKHFHQLLLEPPTRSVLKSTWGVLDPPVGNARLHVVRLVASLLQANTPTISQELIRLNTVAVILDMYFKYIWNNFLHVQVEICIAVILAIPPSRSEGSQTGTDQDQEPVWENQLVTHLFQECHLIQRILDAWSSNEKEQAEGGRRRGYMGHLTRIANCVVQNTDKGPNSTQMLQIISELQEDVREGWDSFVSGPLAETNKKNTVDLVNTQHIHSSSDDELDLKGSGYHQDSSLQQMQQMTSNFIEQFGFNDEEFTNQDDIVDIPFDRISDINFSLKTNESANIALFEACCKERIQQFDDAGSDEEDIWDEKDVNFAPDAQRRPRSSGSTDSEESTDSEDEDLKQEPFERNGTGPDDRMEIDMSEAPTWTANFDDVPMETTSSAVTGAPVSKAATPAILSIPEGWSSPNHVPGKASVWADFTDSSGAESPKDPLRSSSPVAMETSLEAGDPLGAGMLLHAEATGGWGSEEEAVSPAGHTGVGAEQEPPGGRVTETVTNGLMKETVSLTVDAKTETAVFKRVLKSCREEEALPNSDVPAKCSATGNPVSDVSPSPTDTPTSGLQKGSMVVSEDKVKSPSEVSNGPLEDVAAMEEPKDQRVPASSEAVANGPV; from the exons ATGTTCTGGAAGTTTGACCTGCACACAACGTCCCACATCGATACTCTgctggagagggaggatgtGACTCTGACAGAGGTGATGGACGAGGAGGACGTCCTGCAGGAGTGCAAGGCCCAGAACCGCAAGCTGGTGGAATTCCTTGTGCAGCCACATTGCATGGAAGACTTGCTGAACTACATTACCCAGGAGCCATGCAATGACATGGATGAGAAGATCAAGTACAA GTACCCCAACATATCCTGTGAGCTCCTCACCTCTGATGTGGGGCAAGTTAACGACAGGTTGGGTGAGGATGAGAGTTTACTGTTGAAGCTCTACAGCTTCCTTCAGAATGAAGCCCCCCTCAACCCACTGCTGGCCAGCTTCTTCAGCAAGGTGCTGAGCATCCTCATCAGCAGGAAGCCCGATCAG ATTGTGGAGTTCCTGCGGAAGAGGGATGACTTTGTGGATCTGTTGATTAAGCACATCGGGACCTCCGCCATCATGGACTTCCTGCTTCGCATGCTGACCTGCACCGAGCCGCAGCAGCTGCGGCAGGACGTGCTGAAC TGGTTGAACGAGGAGAAGATCATCCAGAGGCTGGTAGACATGGTGCAGCCCTCTCAGGATGAAGTC AAGCACTCGAATGCGTCCCAGTCCCTGTGTGAAATCATCCGCCTCAGCAGAGACCAGCTGTTCCAGGTGCAGAGCAGCCTGGAGCCAGACCCCCTGCTGGCCACACTGGAGAA ACAGGAGACCGTGGAGCAGCTGCTGTCCAACATCTTTGACCAGGAGAAGAGCGAGTCGGCCATCGTCAGCGTCATCCAGATCCTCCTGACCCTGTTTGAGACGCGGAGGCCTGC CTTCGAGGGTCACCTGGACGCCGACACGCCCGGAATGAGCCACCCGTCCTTCTCCGTCAGCCCGAGCGTGTTGGAGGCGGTGACCCCGCGGATAAAGCACTTccaccagctgctgctggagcccCCCACG AGGAGCGTGCTGAAGAGcacgtggggggtgctggatcCTCCGGTGGGGAACGCGCGCCTGCACGTGGTGCGTCTGGTGGCCAGCCTGCTGCAGGCTAACACGCCCACCATCAGCCAGGAGCTGATCCGGCTCAACACCGTCGCGGTCATACTG GACATGTACTTCAAGTATATTTGGAACAACTTTCTGCACGTGCAAGTGGAAATCTGCATTGCCGTGATCCTCGCCATACCCCCCTCCAGAAGCGAAGGCTCCCAAACCGGCACCGACCAGGATCAAGAGCCAGTGTGGGAAAACCAGCTCGTCACTCAC CTCTTTCAGGAGTGTCACCTAATACAGAGGATACTTGATGCCTGGTCCTCCAATGAGAAGGAGCA GGCTGAGGGTGGACGGCGGAGGGGGTACATGGGTCACCTGACCAGGATAGCCAATTGTGTTGTGCAGAACACTGATAAAGGACCCAACAGCACCCAGATGCTGCAGATCATCTCCG agcTCCAGGAGGATGTCAGGGAGGGATGGGATTCTTTCGTATCTGGTCCACTTGCAGAAACGAACAAGAAGAACACTGTGGACTTG GTGAATACTCAGCATATTCACTCATCCAGTGATGATGAGCTAGACTTGAAGGGTAGTGGATATCACCAGGATTCCTCCTTGCAACAG ATGCAACAAATGACGTCCAATTTTATTGAGCAGTTTGGCTTCAATGACGAGGAGTTTACCAATCAGGATGATATAGTGGA TATTCCCTTTGATAGGATATCAGACATCAATTTTTCCTTGAAAACGAATGAAAGT GCTAACATCGCCCTGTTCGAGGCCTGCTGCAAGGAGAGGATCCAGCAGTTTGACGATGCCGGTTCTGATGAGGAGGACATTTGGGACGAGAAAGATGTGAATTTTGCACCAGATGCTCAGAGGCGTCCACG CAGTTCGGGGAGCACGGACAGTGAAGAAAGCACGGACTCTGAGGACGAGGACCTTAAACAGGAGCCCTTTGAGAGGAATGGCACAGGCCCCGATGACAGAATGGAAATCGACATGAGTGAAG CACCCACGTGGACGGCAAACTTTGACGACGTCCCCATGGAGACCACCAGCTCCGCGGTGACGGGAGCGCCTGTCTCTAAAGCGGCCACTCCTGCCATCTTATCCATTCCGGAAGGCTGGAGCTCCCCCAATCACGTGCCAGGAAAGGCGTCCGTCTGGGCCGACTTCACAGACTCTTCAGGAGCTGAGAG TCCAAAAGATCCTCTGAGGAGCTCCTcccctgttgccatggaaaccagctTAGAGGCAGGGGACCCGCTGGGGGCCGGTATGCTGCTGCACGCAGAAG CGACGGGGGGCTGGGGCAGTGAGGAGGAGGCGGTGTCCCCCGCGGGACACACCGGCGTGGGGGCGGAGCAGGAGCCACCCGGGGGCCGGGTCACTGAGACCGTCACTAACGGCTTGATGAAGGAGACCGTCAGCCTTACCGTAGATGCCAAAACCGAAACTGCTGTCTTTAAGAG AGTGTTGAAATCCTGTCG TGAGGAAGAGGCCTTGCCTAACTCTGATGTGCCCGCTAAGTGCTCCGCTACGGGGAACCCCGTGTCAGATGTGAGCCCCTCCCCTACAGACACGCCCACCAGCGGCCTCCAGAAAGGGAG CATGGTGGTCTCGGAGGACAAAGTGAAGTCTCCTAGTGAAGTTTCCAATGGGCCCCTGGAAGACGTGGCTGCTATGGAAGAACCCAA AGACCAGCGAGTGCCAGCGTCATCGGAGGCCGTGGCGAATGGGCCGGTCTGA
- the LOC118227784 gene encoding serine/threonine-protein phosphatase 6 regulatory subunit 3-like isoform X2, translated as MFWKFDLHTTSHIDTLLEREDVTLTEVMDEEDVLQECKAQNRKLVEFLVQPHCMEDLLNYITQEPCNDMDEKIKYKYPNISCELLTSDVGQVNDRLGEDESLLLKLYSFLQNEAPLNPLLASFFSKVLSILISRKPDQIVEFLRKRDDFVDLLIKHIGTSAIMDFLLRMLTCTEPQQLRQDVLNWLNEEKIIQRLVDMVQPSQDEVKHSNASQSLCEIIRLSRDQLFQVQSSLEPDPLLATLEKQETVEQLLSNIFDQEKSESAIVSVIQILLTLFETRRPAFEGHLDADTPGMSHPSFSVSPSVLEAVTPRIKHFHQLLLEPPTRSVLKSTWGVLDPPVGNARLHVVRLVASLLQANTPTISQELIRLNTVAVILDMYFKYIWNNFLHVQVEICIAVILAIPPSRSEGSQTGTDQDQEPVWENQLVTHLFQECHLIQRILDAWSSNEKEQAEGGRRRGYMGHLTRIANCVVQNTDKGPNSTQMLQIISELQEDVREGWDSFVSGPLAETNKKNTVDLVNTQHIHSSSDDELDLKGSGYHQDSSLQQAFSDYQMQQMTSNFIEQFGFNDEEFTNQDDIVDIPFDRISDINFSLKTNESANIALFEACCKERIQQFDDAGSDEEDIWDEKDVNFAPDAQRRPRSGSTDSEESTDSEDEDLKQEPFERNGTGPDDRMEIDMSEAPTWTANFDDVPMETTSSAVTGAPVSKAATPAILSIPEGWSSPNHVPGKASVWADFTDSSGAESPKDPLRSSSPVAMETSLEAGDPLGAGMLLHAEATGGWGSEEEAVSPAGHTGVGAEQEPPGGRVTETVTNGLMKETVSLTVDAKTETAVFKRVLKSCREEEALPNSDVPAKCSATGNPVSDVSPSPTDTPTSGLQKGSMVVSEDKVKSPSEVSNGPLEDVAAMEEPKDQRVPASSEAVANGPV; from the exons ATGTTCTGGAAGTTTGACCTGCACACAACGTCCCACATCGATACTCTgctggagagggaggatgtGACTCTGACAGAGGTGATGGACGAGGAGGACGTCCTGCAGGAGTGCAAGGCCCAGAACCGCAAGCTGGTGGAATTCCTTGTGCAGCCACATTGCATGGAAGACTTGCTGAACTACATTACCCAGGAGCCATGCAATGACATGGATGAGAAGATCAAGTACAA GTACCCCAACATATCCTGTGAGCTCCTCACCTCTGATGTGGGGCAAGTTAACGACAGGTTGGGTGAGGATGAGAGTTTACTGTTGAAGCTCTACAGCTTCCTTCAGAATGAAGCCCCCCTCAACCCACTGCTGGCCAGCTTCTTCAGCAAGGTGCTGAGCATCCTCATCAGCAGGAAGCCCGATCAG ATTGTGGAGTTCCTGCGGAAGAGGGATGACTTTGTGGATCTGTTGATTAAGCACATCGGGACCTCCGCCATCATGGACTTCCTGCTTCGCATGCTGACCTGCACCGAGCCGCAGCAGCTGCGGCAGGACGTGCTGAAC TGGTTGAACGAGGAGAAGATCATCCAGAGGCTGGTAGACATGGTGCAGCCCTCTCAGGATGAAGTC AAGCACTCGAATGCGTCCCAGTCCCTGTGTGAAATCATCCGCCTCAGCAGAGACCAGCTGTTCCAGGTGCAGAGCAGCCTGGAGCCAGACCCCCTGCTGGCCACACTGGAGAA ACAGGAGACCGTGGAGCAGCTGCTGTCCAACATCTTTGACCAGGAGAAGAGCGAGTCGGCCATCGTCAGCGTCATCCAGATCCTCCTGACCCTGTTTGAGACGCGGAGGCCTGC CTTCGAGGGTCACCTGGACGCCGACACGCCCGGAATGAGCCACCCGTCCTTCTCCGTCAGCCCGAGCGTGTTGGAGGCGGTGACCCCGCGGATAAAGCACTTccaccagctgctgctggagcccCCCACG AGGAGCGTGCTGAAGAGcacgtggggggtgctggatcCTCCGGTGGGGAACGCGCGCCTGCACGTGGTGCGTCTGGTGGCCAGCCTGCTGCAGGCTAACACGCCCACCATCAGCCAGGAGCTGATCCGGCTCAACACCGTCGCGGTCATACTG GACATGTACTTCAAGTATATTTGGAACAACTTTCTGCACGTGCAAGTGGAAATCTGCATTGCCGTGATCCTCGCCATACCCCCCTCCAGAAGCGAAGGCTCCCAAACCGGCACCGACCAGGATCAAGAGCCAGTGTGGGAAAACCAGCTCGTCACTCAC CTCTTTCAGGAGTGTCACCTAATACAGAGGATACTTGATGCCTGGTCCTCCAATGAGAAGGAGCA GGCTGAGGGTGGACGGCGGAGGGGGTACATGGGTCACCTGACCAGGATAGCCAATTGTGTTGTGCAGAACACTGATAAAGGACCCAACAGCACCCAGATGCTGCAGATCATCTCCG agcTCCAGGAGGATGTCAGGGAGGGATGGGATTCTTTCGTATCTGGTCCACTTGCAGAAACGAACAAGAAGAACACTGTGGACTTG GTGAATACTCAGCATATTCACTCATCCAGTGATGATGAGCTAGACTTGAAGGGTAGTGGATATCACCAGGATTCCTCCTTGCAACAG GCCTTTTCTGATTATCAGATGCAACAAATGACGTCCAATTTTATTGAGCAGTTTGGCTTCAATGACGAGGAGTTTACCAATCAGGATGATATAGTGGA TATTCCCTTTGATAGGATATCAGACATCAATTTTTCCTTGAAAACGAATGAAAGT GCTAACATCGCCCTGTTCGAGGCCTGCTGCAAGGAGAGGATCCAGCAGTTTGACGATGCCGGTTCTGATGAGGAGGACATTTGGGACGAGAAAGATGTGAATTTTGCACCAGATGCTCAGAGGCGTCCACG TTCGGGGAGCACGGACAGTGAAGAAAGCACGGACTCTGAGGACGAGGACCTTAAACAGGAGCCCTTTGAGAGGAATGGCACAGGCCCCGATGACAGAATGGAAATCGACATGAGTGAAG CACCCACGTGGACGGCAAACTTTGACGACGTCCCCATGGAGACCACCAGCTCCGCGGTGACGGGAGCGCCTGTCTCTAAAGCGGCCACTCCTGCCATCTTATCCATTCCGGAAGGCTGGAGCTCCCCCAATCACGTGCCAGGAAAGGCGTCCGTCTGGGCCGACTTCACAGACTCTTCAGGAGCTGAGAG TCCAAAAGATCCTCTGAGGAGCTCCTcccctgttgccatggaaaccagctTAGAGGCAGGGGACCCGCTGGGGGCCGGTATGCTGCTGCACGCAGAAG CGACGGGGGGCTGGGGCAGTGAGGAGGAGGCGGTGTCCCCCGCGGGACACACCGGCGTGGGGGCGGAGCAGGAGCCACCCGGGGGCCGGGTCACTGAGACCGTCACTAACGGCTTGATGAAGGAGACCGTCAGCCTTACCGTAGATGCCAAAACCGAAACTGCTGTCTTTAAGAG AGTGTTGAAATCCTGTCG TGAGGAAGAGGCCTTGCCTAACTCTGATGTGCCCGCTAAGTGCTCCGCTACGGGGAACCCCGTGTCAGATGTGAGCCCCTCCCCTACAGACACGCCCACCAGCGGCCTCCAGAAAGGGAG CATGGTGGTCTCGGAGGACAAAGTGAAGTCTCCTAGTGAAGTTTCCAATGGGCCCCTGGAAGACGTGGCTGCTATGGAAGAACCCAA AGACCAGCGAGTGCCAGCGTCATCGGAGGCCGTGGCGAATGGGCCGGTCTGA